The Streptomyces sp. NBC_00597 DNA segment GAAGGCCTCGGCCGCGAGCAGTCCGGTGTCCGCGTTGTCCGTGAAGATGCCGTCGATGCCCTGTTCGAAGTACGTCTTGAACGCGCCGAACGCGTCCCCGTACGCGGTCGGGTCGGTGCCCCTGCGGTATTCGGCCGGCAGGAAGGTGTTCTCGTTGCGCGCGGTGTAGGGGTGCAGCACCAGCCCGTTGGCGTGGGCGTCCTTGACCAGCGTGGTCGCAGTGCCGAGCTTCCCGGCCGCGTCCCGCGGGAGGATGAGGTCCATGGTGGGGCCGATGCCCTGGGCGAATCCGGCGATCCACTTCAGTCCCTCGGGCTTGACCAGGTCCGTCACCGTCCGCGGGTCCTTGGCCTGTTCGAAGTCCCAGGGCCGGGTGCCCGCGGCGGACAACAGGACCACGCGCGGCGCGGAGACCAGCCTGGAGAGCCGCTGGATGCTGGAGGGCTCGAACGACTGGAGGAACAGCGGAGCGCCCCGCCCGTCCCGGCCGTAACGGCGCAGCAACTTGGCGAGGGGCTCCTCCAGGCCCAGGCCCAGGGAGCGGAAGTAGGTGGGGTGCTTGGTCTCGACGTGCAGCCAGACGCGCCTGCCGCGCCGCTTGCCCTCCCGGTCGGCCCAGCGCAGTACCTCTTCGAAGGTGGGCACGTCCCACCGGCCGTCGTAGAGCGTGTTGCGCTGACGGACCGCGGGGATGCGCTCCTTCGCCCGCAGGGTCTTCAGCTCGGCCAGGGTGAAGTCCTCGGTGAACCAGCCCGTGACCGCGACCCCGTCGATCGACTTGGTCGTACGGCGGGAGGCGAACCCGGGGTGGTCGGCGACATCGGTGGTGCCGCCGATCTCGTTCTCGTGGCGGCACACCAGGTGGCCGTCCTTGGTGGGCACCAGGTCCTGTTCGACGACGTCCGCGCCCAGGTCGAGGGCGAGCTGGTACGAGCCGAGGGTGTGCTCGGGCCGGTAGCCGCAGGCGCCGCGGTGGCCGATGACCAGCGGGACGGGGAGGTCCCGGTAGCCGCCGCCGTGGCGCACGTCGGCCGCGTACGCCGCCTCCGCCGGGTCCGCGGCCCCGGCCGCCGGTGCCGTCTGCGCGGCCGAGGCGGATCCCGCCGAGAGCCCGGCGATGCCGCCGCCGGCTGCCAGGACGGCCGCCCCCAGGACCGTGCGCCGTGCTGCCCCACCCTGCGTCATGAGTGCCACTCCTGTCGTCTGAGAGGGCCGGGCGGTCCCCGGGGTCTCCGGGTTCCCGCGGCCCGATTTCGGCGTGGCGATCGTAGACAGCGGCCAGTGGCGCGGGGGTGGGCCTACGGGGAACATGGCGGAAACGTGCGTCAACACTGCGTATCCACCTCGTGAACCCGATGTGCACTCGGAGCTGACCCACGAGTATCGTCCTCACCTGCACTACCGCCGTGTGGTGCGAAACCCGCGTTTCGATGCCGGAGGGCTCACGTTGTTCCGTACATCGCTCATCAAGGCCACTGTCGGACCGGTCATGCGCATGATGTTCCGCACCCGGGTGGAGGGCATCGAGAACATCCCGGGCACCGGGCCGGTGATCCTGGCGGGCAACCACCTCACCTTCATCGACTCCATGATCCTTCCGCTGGTGTGCGACCGTACGGTGCACTTCATCGGCAAGGACGAGTACGTCACGGGCAAGGGCATCAAGGGCCGCGCCATGGCCTGGTTCTTCACCGGGTCCGGCATGATCCCGGTCGACCGTGACGGCGCCAACGGCGGCGTCGCCGCCCTGATGACCGGCCGCCGCATCCTGGAGGAGGGCAAGATCTTCGGGATCTACCCGGAGGGCACCCGCTCGCCCGACGGCCGCCTCTACCGCGGCCGCACCGGCATCGCCCGCCTGACCCTGATGACCGGCGCCCCGGTGGTCCCCTTCGCGATGATCGGCACCGACAAGCTCCAGCCGGGCGGCGCGGGCATGCCGCGCCCGGGCCGGGTCACCGTCCGCTTCGGCGAGCCGATGGAGTTCTCGCGCTACGAGGGCATGGACCGCGACCGCTACGTGCTGCGCGCCGTCACCGACTCGGTGATGGCCGAGGTCATGCGGCTCTCGGGCCAGGAGTACGTGGACATGTACGCGACCAAGGCGAAGGCGGCTTAGCCCCTACCGTCGCTACTGTCGCTGGAGTGACCGGCTGACGCCCGCCGCGGTCGTCGTGGCGAGGACCCAGCCGGTCACGATCAGCACGTACGACAGCCACTGGTACCAGCCGCTCGGCGCGAAGGCGCCCTCCTGGCCGAAACCGATGATCGGCAACATCAGGTCGATCGTGTAGAACGCCGGATTGAACTCCGGCGCCTCCCCCGCCTTGAGTTCCCTCGGCGGGTGCAGACCGTATGCAATCGTGCCGGTCAGCAGCAGCGCCAACAGCCAGCCCGCCGCCCGCAGCGGCCGGAAGCCGTAGCCGACGGTGGCGTCCTGGAGCAGCCCCCAGAGCCTGGCGTGGCGGGGCAGGGTGCGTCGGTGGCGGCGCAGTTTGGCGAGCTGCACGGTCCGCGCGCCCGCCTCGTCCCCGGCCGTGCGGTAGGCCGCGGCGAGCTGCTCGTACGCGTACGGGAGGTACCCGGACTCCTCGCGCTCCAGCGCGGGCAGCCGCTGCTCGGGCGGCAGGTGCGGGGCGAGGGTGCGGTAGGTGAGGCCGTCGATGGCGATCCGCTCGGGCCAGGAGCCGGGCTCGACGTGGAGCAGGTCGAAGGTGGACCGGCGCAGGTTCACGTGGCCCTGGATGGGCGGGCAGTGGCGCAGCCACAGCTCGCCTATGGCGCAGCTGGAGGCGCGCAGCGCGGTTCCGCCGGGGTTGGCGAGGTCGGCACGGGTGAGATTGGCCTGGCCGGGGATGCGCGAGCCGGTGAGGTTGACCATGCCGCGGGCGTGCAGCCGGTGCGCGCGCAGGTCGGTTCCGACGGTCAGCGTCTCGGCGTGCAGGACTACGCCGCCGGGAGCGAGGAGACGGGCCCCGTCGAGCTGGAGCTGTCCGCCCACGGTGGCGCCGTTCAGCCGCAGCTGACCGTGGACCGTCAGGTCGTTCGCGATGATGTCGGTGCCGACTTCGATGTGGTTGAGCTGGAGCGGGGGCTCCTCCGCCTCGTCGCCCGCCGTCGGCCCGATCACCGCCCCCTGGAGGAAGAGGCCGCCGTCTATCTTGGCGCCCTGGAGCCGGACGGGGCCGGTGATCCGGCAACAGGAGAGCCGCAGGACCACGTCGACGCGCATGGTGGCGGCGGTGAGCCCGGGGAGGGTGGAGTAGCCGAGGACGAGCGCCTTCAGCTGGGACCCGTACAGCAGGGGCTTGCGTTCGAACCAGCAGTCGCGCAGTCGGATGGGATGGGTGACGGCCGCGTACCTGAGGTCGAGCTCGCCGACGATCCGCGCGCCCTTGATCTTGAGCCCGGCGACCCGGCCCTCCTCGGCGGGACCCGCGCCCAGCAGCAGGGCGCGCAGCACCTCCCCCCGGACGGTGCGCTCCGGGCCCCATCCGGCCCCGTCCACGGAGCTGTCCTCGGGGTGTTCCCGGAAGTCGACGCCGTCGCCGCGCGGAAAGGCTTCCCATACGCGGCGTTCGGCCGGGGTCAGTTCGGTGATCTCCATCGCCGGGATGGTGTCCCGCACGCCGACGCGGTGTCAACTGCGTTCGGGACGACCGTCCCTGGCGGGACGTCAGTGCTCGGCGCCACCCTGGAGCTTCTGCCCCCTGAGCAGGAACCAGGCCGCGACCGCCGTGGCCAGCAGGACGGCCGCACCCACGCCGGAGGCGAACCGCAGGCCGTCCACGAAGGCGTCCTGGGCGGCGGCGACCATGGTGTGCGCGGTCGCCGGGTCCACGGCCTTCGCCGCTTCGACGGCGCCGCCCAGCGATTCGTGCGCGGCGTCGGCGACCGGTGCGGGGACCGAGGCCGGGGCGGTGAAGCCCTGGTAGACGCCGGTGACGATGGAGCCGAGCAGGGCGATGCCGAGGGCCGCGCCGAGCTCGTACGCCGTCTCGGAGACGGCCGAGGCCGAACCGGCCTGCTCCTTGGGGACACTGGAGAGGATCACGTCGGCGGTGACGGTGAAGGAGAAGCCGGCGCCGAGGCCGACGACCAGCAGGGCCGCGCCGAGCAGCGGGTAGCCGCTCTCCTTGTGGATCAGGGTGAGCGCGCCGAGCGCGAGCCCGATGGCCGCGAGGCCGCCGGTCACGATCGACCGTACCGAGTACCGGCGGGCGTACCGGCCGGCGACCAGGCCGGTGACCACCGCGCCGATGGCGGCGGGCAGTTCGGCCAGGCCGGCCTCCAGCGGGTCACGGCCCTGGACGAGCTGGAGGAACTGGGAGAGGAAGAAGACGAGGCCGGAGAGGCCGAAGACGGTCAGCAGGTCGGCGAGGACCGCGCCGGAGAAGCCGCGGTGCTTGAAGAGCCGCATGTCCAGCAGCGGCGACGGCAGGCTGAACTGGCGGCGGACGAAGGCGTACAGGCACGCGGCGCCGAGGGCTGCGGCGGCTGCGACGCCCCAAGTCACGCCGTGGGTGGCGACTTCCTTGACGGCGTAGACGACGCCGATGACGCCGACGAGCGAGAGGACGACGCTGACCAGGTCCCAGGGGCCGGCGACCGGGTTCTTGGACTCGGGCAGGAGCTTGATGCCGACGAGGACCAGGGCGACCATCACGGGCAGGTTGATGAGGAAGACCGAACCCCACCAGAAGTGCTGGAGCAGGGCTCCGCCGACGACGGGTCCGATGGCCGCGCCGGCCGAGGCGGTGGCGCCCCAGATGCCGATGGCGAGGCTGCGCTCCTTGGGGTCGTGGAATATGTTCCGGATCAGCGCGAGGGTCGACGGCATCAGCGTCGCGCCGGCCACACCGAGCAGGGCCCGGGCCACGATCATCATCTCGGGGCTGGTGGCGTAGGCGTTGAGGACGGAAACGGCGCCGAACGCGGTCGCGCCGACCAGGAGCAGCTTCTTGCGGCCGATGCGGTCGCCGAGGGAGCCCATGGAGACGAGCAGGCCGGCGATGACGAACGAGTAGATGTCGCCGATCCACAGCAGCTGGGTGCCGGACGGCTTGAGGTCCTCGCTGAGGGAGGGTGTGGCGAGACCGAGTACGGTGGCGTCCACCGCGACCAGCAGGACGGCCAGGACGAGTACGGAGAGCGCCAGCCAGCGCCCCCTGCTCCCCCTGCCCGTGATCGCCTCCGTCCCCTTCTCCCGGGTCAGCTGTGCGTTGCGGCTCATTTCTCCACGCTCCGTCGTGCGCCACCGAGCAGCAGCTCGATGATCATGTATTGGAAGTCTTTCGCGGCGACCCGGCCGTCCATGACGGCCCAGGCGCAGGTGCCGATGAGGCCGTAGAGGGCCTCGGTGAGCCAGGCGGGGCTCAGGTCGATCCGGATGTCACCCTCCTCCTGGCCGCGCCGGAAGAGCGCGCTGACGCGGGCGTCGAGCCGGGCCCATCCCTCGTTGACCTGGTCGCCCTCGAAGAGCTGGTTCTCGGTGACGAGGAAGGCCAGCAGCTGGGCGTCGCGCTCGGACTCGGCGACCAGCCGGCGCAGCGCCTCGACGGCCGTGCCCTCGTCGAGCCGGGCCTTGTCGAAGGCTGCTTCGAACTGGCGGATGCCGAGTTCTTCAAGGGCCCGTACGAGGGCGTCGCGCCCGGCGAAGTGCCGGTGGAGGGTCGCGCGGCCGATGCCTGCGGCGCGGGCGACCTCGTCCATCGTGGCGGTCGATTTGCGGGAGAGCAGGGCTGCGGCGTCGCGGAGCACCTGGTCACGATCCATGGCCATGAGACAAACATACCCCGAATGAGACGTTCATGTCTCATTTGAAATTGAGGTGCCCCCAGCGCCCGGAACGGAAGGCTGACGAGATGACGCCCAAGCCCTTGCTACTGATCGACGTGGACGGCCCACTGAACCCCTACGCGGCCCAGGCCCAGCGCCGCCCGCAGGGGTACTCCACCCACCGGATGCGCCCGACGGGCTGGACGGAAGCGGAGAGCCGCAAACCGCTTCGGGTCTGGCTGAACCACGCCCACGGCGCGGAGCTGCTCGCCCTGGCGCGCTCGTACGAGCTGGTCTGGGCGACCACCTGGAAGGACGAGGCGAACGACTGGATAGGCCCGCAGCTCGGCCTGCCGAGGCTCCCGTACATCGACTGGCCGCAGATGCACGGGCGCTCCCCGCGGGGCACCTTCTGGAAGACCCAGTACGTCCTGGAGTACGCGGGCGCACGGGAGTTCGCCTGGATCGACGACGACATCACGGCGCCGGACCGGGAGTTCGTGGACCAGCGGCATCCGGCGCGGGCGCTGCTGATGCGCATCGACGAACAGATCGGCCTGACCCGGACGGACTTCGACGCACTGGCGCGCTGGGCGGTGTAACGGGCACACTCCCAGGGGCATTTAGCATGGGCATGCCACCCCCACTTTCCGGCCGACCTGCCGTTCCGACGAAAGCGACCCATGCACATCCAGCGGATCCGGCGGATCCGGCGCGCCCTCGCCACGACCGCCGCCCTCGCCTGCCTCACCACACTGTCCGCCTGCAAGGAGGGCGGGGGCGCCGCCCGCCCGGCGGCGCCCGCCGCCTCCCCCGCCGCCGGCCCGCTCGCCGAGGCGCAGCGGTACGTACGGCAGTACACCTCCTGCGAGGAGCTGAGCGCGGCGGCCGACGACCCGCGGCTGCCGTCGGGCGACCCGACCGAGGCCGGACAGTGGTCCGTGACCGAGCGCGGCGTCTGCAGCGACAAACCCGAGCACGGTGAGATCGTCCTCTCCGTCCCTTCGGACATGAAGGAGTTCCAGACCCGCTACAAGCAGTACGTCATGGACAAGATCGCCGGTGGCGACGGCGGCTACGGCCTCGAAAGCCGCGTCCTGGTCGGCAAGGGCTTCGTCGCCACGCCGACGCGGACGAAGACGGCCCTGGCCCTCGTCCGGTCCGAACTGCGCGTCCTGACCTGCAATCCCACGTTTCCGGTGCCCAAGGGCTACAAGCGGGAGAAAGCACTGGTCGAGGGCTGCGTGCTCAGCGACTTCGTGGGCAGCTCGGACGGCTCGGGCAGCCCGAACCTTGAGACCCCGCAGGACCCGGCGGGCAGCGGCGCCAGCGGGAAGCCGGGGCAGCCGGGGCAGCCGGGGCAGCCGGGGCAGCCGGGGCAGGGCAGCCTCGGCTTGCCGCGCGCGGCAAGCATCGCCGAACTGAAGACGCTCGTGGGTTCCAGCGTGGACTGCACGCACTTCTCCACCGACCCCGCCACGGTGGCGATCGAGTCGATCGACTACGCGCCAGTGGTCACGGGCGATCCGCTCGGCTGGGGGGTCACGGGGCGCGCCCTGTGCGGGGAGCCGGCGGGCGCCCAGCGCGCGCACGACCTGAACTGGCTCGACACCGTCGGTGACATGAAGAAGATGCAGACCAAGGCGAAGGCCGCCCAGCTGGCCGACCTGAAGGACGACGGCAAGCTGCGGGCCACCGCGAGCCTGCTGCTGGTCGGCGAGAACATCGCGGTGGAAACCAACGATCCGGATGTCCGGTTCGGCCTGTACCAGCAGCAGTTCCTGTACCTGAACTGCCTGCCCGGCTTCTCCGCCCCGGCCGGGTACCGGCTGGAGAAGTCCAAGGTCGACGGCTGCGTGCTGACCAACTACGAGCCCGAGCACCCGGTGCGCTGAGCAGGCACGACGAAGGGGCGGCCGGAGCCTGGGCTCCGGCCGCCCCTTCGGGCTGCCGCTGCGTGCGGGGGTACAGGGCCCGGGCCCCGGAGGGGTCGCGGGCGTGCGGGCCGCAAGGCCGCGGACGTTCGGGGCAGTGCCGTGCGGCTACTGCTTGTGGGTGGCCCAGGCGTGCTGGATGACCAGGTCGGCCTTGAGTTCGGCGAGCTGCTTGGCGACCGCCGAGGGGGCGGTGCCGCCGCGGCCGTTGCGCGAGGCCAGGGCGCCCGGCACGTTGAGCACGGTCCGCACCTCGGGCGTCAGGTGCGCGGAGATCTTCGCGAACTGCTCGTCCGTGAGCTCGTCCAGCTCGATGCCGAGGGCTTCGCACTCCTTGACGCACTCGCCGGCCACCTCGTGCGCGACGCGGAACGGCACGCCCTGCTTGACCAGCCACTCGGCGATGTCCGTGGCCAGCGAGAACCCGGCCGGGGCCAGCTCCTCCATCCGCTCCCGGTTGACCGTGAGCGTGGCCATCATCCCGGTGAAGGCCGGGAGCAGGACCTCCAGCGTGTCGCAGGAGTCGAAGACCGGCTCCTTGTCCTCCTGGAGGTCGCGGTTGTACGCGAGCGGGAGGGCCTTGAGGGTGGCCAGCAGGCCCGTGAGGTTGCCGATCAGCCGGCCCGACTTGCCGCGCGCCAGTTCCGCGATGTCCGGGTTCTTCTTCTGCGGCATGATCGACGACCCGGTCGAGAAGGCGTCGTGCAGGGTCACGAAGGAGAACTCCTTCGTGTTCCAGATGATGATCTCCTCCGCGATCCGCGACAGGTTGATCCCGATCATCGCGGTGATGAAGGCGAACTCGGCAACGAAGTCGCGGGAGGCCGTGCCGTCGATCGAGTTGCCGACCGAGCCGCGCTCGAAGCCCAGGTCGGCGGCGACCGCCTCCGGGTCCAGGCCCAGCGAGGAGCCGGCCAGCGCGCCCGAACCGTACGGGGAGACCGCGGTCCGGGTGTCCCACTGCCGCAGCCGCTCCGCGTCCCGGGACAGCGACTGCACGTGGGCCAGTACGTGGTGGGCGAAGAGCACCGGCTGCGCGTGCTGGAGGTGGGTCCGCCCGGGCATGGCCACGTCGTGGTGGGTCTCGGCGAGGCCGACCAGCGCGTCCTGGAGGTCCGCGATCAGGCCGCCGACGATCCGGGCGTGGTCGCGCAGGTACATCCGGAAGAGGGTGGCCACCTGGTCGTTGCGGGAGCGGCCGGCGCGCAGTTTGCCGCCGAGCTCGGCGCCGAGCCGTTCCAGCAGGCCCCGTTCCAGGGCGGTGTGCACGTCCTCGTCGGCGATGGTGCCGGTGAAGGAGCCGTCGGCGACGTCG contains these protein-coding regions:
- a CDS encoding membrane-associated oxidoreductase codes for the protein MEITELTPAERRVWEAFPRGDGVDFREHPEDSSVDGAGWGPERTVRGEVLRALLLGAGPAEEGRVAGLKIKGARIVGELDLRYAAVTHPIRLRDCWFERKPLLYGSQLKALVLGYSTLPGLTAATMRVDVVLRLSCCRITGPVRLQGAKIDGGLFLQGAVIGPTAGDEAEEPPLQLNHIEVGTDIIANDLTVHGQLRLNGATVGGQLQLDGARLLAPGGVVLHAETLTVGTDLRAHRLHARGMVNLTGSRIPGQANLTRADLANPGGTALRASSCAIGELWLRHCPPIQGHVNLRRSTFDLLHVEPGSWPERIAIDGLTYRTLAPHLPPEQRLPALEREESGYLPYAYEQLAAAYRTAGDEAGARTVQLAKLRRHRRTLPRHARLWGLLQDATVGYGFRPLRAAGWLLALLLTGTIAYGLHPPRELKAGEAPEFNPAFYTIDLMLPIIGFGQEGAFAPSGWYQWLSYVLIVTGWVLATTTAAGVSRSLQRQ
- a CDS encoding HAD domain-containing protein; amino-acid sequence: MTPKPLLLIDVDGPLNPYAAQAQRRPQGYSTHRMRPTGWTEAESRKPLRVWLNHAHGAELLALARSYELVWATTWKDEANDWIGPQLGLPRLPYIDWPQMHGRSPRGTFWKTQYVLEYAGAREFAWIDDDITAPDREFVDQRHPARALLMRIDEQIGLTRTDFDALARWAV
- the argH gene encoding argininosuccinate lyase; translated protein: MSSNNGGDVRLWGGRFADGPSEALALLSASVHFDWRLAPYDIAGSRAHARVLAKAGLLTADELDRMIAGLDQLEADVADGSFTGTIADEDVHTALERGLLERLGAELGGKLRAGRSRNDQVATLFRMYLRDHARIVGGLIADLQDALVGLAETHHDVAMPGRTHLQHAQPVLFAHHVLAHVQSLSRDAERLRQWDTRTAVSPYGSGALAGSSLGLDPEAVAADLGFERGSVGNSIDGTASRDFVAEFAFITAMIGINLSRIAEEIIIWNTKEFSFVTLHDAFSTGSSIMPQKKNPDIAELARGKSGRLIGNLTGLLATLKALPLAYNRDLQEDKEPVFDSCDTLEVLLPAFTGMMATLTVNRERMEELAPAGFSLATDIAEWLVKQGVPFRVAHEVAGECVKECEALGIELDELTDEQFAKISAHLTPEVRTVLNVPGALASRNGRGGTAPSAVAKQLAELKADLVIQHAWATHKQ
- a CDS encoding helix-turn-helix domain-containing protein; translation: MAMDRDQVLRDAAALLSRKSTATMDEVARAAGIGRATLHRHFAGRDALVRALEELGIRQFEAAFDKARLDEGTAVEALRRLVAESERDAQLLAFLVTENQLFEGDQVNEGWARLDARVSALFRRGQEEGDIRIDLSPAWLTEALYGLIGTCAWAVMDGRVAAKDFQYMIIELLLGGARRSVEK
- a CDS encoding MFS transporter produces the protein MSRNAQLTREKGTEAITGRGSRGRWLALSVLVLAVLLVAVDATVLGLATPSLSEDLKPSGTQLLWIGDIYSFVIAGLLVSMGSLGDRIGRKKLLLVGATAFGAVSVLNAYATSPEMMIVARALLGVAGATLMPSTLALIRNIFHDPKERSLAIGIWGATASAGAAIGPVVGGALLQHFWWGSVFLINLPVMVALVLVGIKLLPESKNPVAGPWDLVSVVLSLVGVIGVVYAVKEVATHGVTWGVAAAAALGAACLYAFVRRQFSLPSPLLDMRLFKHRGFSGAVLADLLTVFGLSGLVFFLSQFLQLVQGRDPLEAGLAELPAAIGAVVTGLVAGRYARRYSVRSIVTGGLAAIGLALGALTLIHKESGYPLLGAALLVVGLGAGFSFTVTADVILSSVPKEQAGSASAVSETAYELGAALGIALLGSIVTGVYQGFTAPASVPAPVADAAHESLGGAVEAAKAVDPATAHTMVAAAQDAFVDGLRFASGVGAAVLLATAVAAWFLLRGQKLQGGAEH
- a CDS encoding lysophospholipid acyltransferase family protein; translated protein: MRMMFRTRVEGIENIPGTGPVILAGNHLTFIDSMILPLVCDRTVHFIGKDEYVTGKGIKGRAMAWFFTGSGMIPVDRDGANGGVAALMTGRRILEEGKIFGIYPEGTRSPDGRLYRGRTGIARLTLMTGAPVVPFAMIGTDKLQPGGAGMPRPGRVTVRFGEPMEFSRYEGMDRDRYVLRAVTDSVMAEVMRLSGQEYVDMYATKAKAA
- a CDS encoding glycerophosphodiester phosphodiesterase; the encoded protein is MTQGGAARRTVLGAAVLAAGGGIAGLSAGSASAAQTAPAAGAADPAEAAYAADVRHGGGYRDLPVPLVIGHRGACGYRPEHTLGSYQLALDLGADVVEQDLVPTKDGHLVCRHENEIGGTTDVADHPGFASRRTTKSIDGVAVTGWFTEDFTLAELKTLRAKERIPAVRQRNTLYDGRWDVPTFEEVLRWADREGKRRGRRVWLHVETKHPTYFRSLGLGLEEPLAKLLRRYGRDGRGAPLFLQSFEPSSIQRLSRLVSAPRVVLLSAAGTRPWDFEQAKDPRTVTDLVKPEGLKWIAGFAQGIGPTMDLILPRDAAGKLGTATTLVKDAHANGLVLHPYTARNENTFLPAEYRRGTDPTAYGDAFGAFKTYFEQGIDGIFTDNADTGLLAAEAFRPGRGR